Below is a window of Pseudomonadota bacterium DNA.
CTTGACATAATTTGAAGTCGCCGTGGCCTGTGTGGAAATGGTTTCGGCTTCAGTCTCCTGATGGATGATCTGCTGTTGAACCTGAGAACCGGTAAGGTTAATGTCGGCGACGCGGGCGTCAATTGATTCCAAACTGTTGACCAGTTCCAGGCCGGCATTATCTATTGCTTCAACCTGCAGGGTGATTTCTGCGGTCGCGGCCGCGGTTTTTGTGGAAAGATGCTTGATTTCCGTAGCCACGACCGCAAAGCCCCGACCATGTTCTCCGGCTCGGGTTGCCTCAATGGTTGCGTTTAAGGCCAGCAGTCTGGTTTGAGAAGCGATGTTCTCGACCAGCTCGACAATTTTGTGAATGTCACCGCCGGCCTGGTTCAAACGATTGAGATTGTTCCGGGACTGATCAGTGCTGTTGGCTACCGCCTCGATAAGTTGATTCTGCAGGTTGATTTTATGATGAATTTCGCTGACCGTTTTTTCCTGGGTTCTGGTTGATTTGAGGACGGTTACGGTGTTTTTCGTGGTTTTGTCAATGGCGTCCATGACTTCCAGGGCCTGTTCCAGGGTCGCCGTCGCCAGTTTTTTCTGAGTGCCGGCCAGGGTGACCAGTCCGGCGGCTTTTTCCTCCAGCAGCTTAATGCTGGTGGTTGTCTTGGCCAGCATTTCGGCAATGATGTTTTTCCCGCTTAATTTCCTTGAGGATTCCCGATCCAGGCTGACGAGGGCATGTTGAAAGTCAGCAATGGCCCGGGCCAGGATGCCTATTTGATCCTTACGTTTCTGATAGGGGACTAACGGGGTGCTGCCGGCCCGAACTTGGTGGATGGTCGTACTGAGTCGGTGTAATGGGGTTTCTATGAGCCTGCGGATCAGCCAAAACAGGATCATCAGGTTGAGAGTCATGATCGCGATATTCAGGCGCAGAAACTTAGGTTGTCTGGTCTTACGCATGGTTTCGAGCTCATGTTTCTGGGCCGTGATTGTTTCTATCTGATTCAGAATCCGGTTGCGGCTGAGTTCGGCTTTTAATCCTTCATCGGCAAGCAGCTGAGAGAGGTCGTTGATTTTTTTTCTGAAAAAATCGGGCCCGGAAGTAGCGTGAAATATAGTGTCGATTGAATGTTCGATGTTCAGCCTGTCTGCGGCCGGGTCTGAACTAAAGAGTATAATCTTTTCAACCGTCTCGGTGAATTGGTGGTGCTCGTCGAAGACCCCGAAGGATACAGCCAGTTCATGATCCCCGGTCTGGAAGATCGGTTTTTTTGCGCAAGATCCCGGCGTTCCCGGCGGGAGAAGGCTTTTTTGTATTGTTCCTGTCCCGGGTAGGTGATTTTCTCTTTGGTTTTGTAATGAAGATCCAGGTATTCGTGAATTTTAGGAATGGGATCAAAGGTGAAAAAGCTCGGGATGGAAAGATATTTTTTTTGCAAGGTGACGATCGCCTGGCGCAGGTCTGCGTTCAGGTCGTCGTTAATTTGGAGCAGCTTGTCGACCCGGATGGTCGTAGCCTGGTCAAAGTGTTGACCGACGTAATAAGCAACCAGGTTGCAAAAGATGGAGATGGTGTCTATCGCCACCAAGATTTTACTGCCCAACGAGATGGCGGGTCGATTCGTTGGCGGGCTTTCCTTTTGCATGAGCAATCTCCGAAAGATACGGTTTAGGCTGCGCGAAAGGATTCTTTTTGTCCGGAGAGAAAGCTCTTTCGCCTTTGTAATTCATCTGCAATGCATCAATCCGGCGCGACGTCATGGCTAGTCGCAAAGTGTAAAGATCAGATAAAAAAATAATAACCCGCTTGTTGTTTGCCGGTCTGTATGCTATGCCAAATCCCGGTCTGGGAAAACCATGATGCAGCCGTGTGACGGCAAAGCATTGGTAAAAAATATTTATTTGCAGTCATTCGCAGAACGACTGTTTTTTGCAAAGCCAGCAAGTTATGAAAATCACGGCTATGCCCCGATTATTGGTGACCGGTTTGAGCTATGCCCATCTGGGGCCCTTTGATTTTTATCTCGCCGCCGGGAAAACGGTTTTTCTCACGGGTCCTTCCGGCGGGGGAAAAAGCTTGCTGCTGCGGGCTCTGGCGGATCTGGATCCCTGGTCCGGTGAGATCCTGCTTGACGGCCGCCCCTGCGCCGGTTTCACGGCCCCGGAGTGGCGGCGCCGGGTGGCCTTGCTGCCGGCGGAGAGTCAGTGGTGGCATGATCGGGTCGGGGAGCATTTTCAGGTATGCCCGTCCGCCGATCAGCTTGCCGCTCTGGGTTTTGCCGCCGGGGTTGAAACCTGGGCCGTGAACCGGCTTTCCTCCGGAGAAAAACAGCGCCTGGCGATGCTGCGCCTGCTGCGGCATCGGCCTGCGGTCTTGCTGCTGGATGAACCTTCCGCCAATCTCGACCGGGAAAATCGCGAGCGTCTGGAAAAATTCATCGGCGACTATCAACACCGGCAGGGGGCGGCGATTCTCTGGGTGACTCATGATCAGGAACAGCCGCATCGTGTCGTCGGCCGGGTTTATCATCTCGAAAACGGATTTCTGCAGGAGGTGCAAAGCGCATGAACGCGGCGCCCCTGACAACTTTTGATCTGACCCTGGTTTCCCTGCTGGTCTTGGCTCTGGCTCTGGTTTCCCTGCCGTTGCGCCTGGAACTTGCCGCTCAGCTGGTCGGCGCCGCCCTGCGCATGACGCTGCAACTGTTGCTTATCGGTTTTATCCTGAAATGGCTGTTCGGCGCGGCTGAACCTCTCTGGATCGCCCTGCTCGCGATCTTCATGCTGCTCAGCGCCGGGCGGGAGATCGACCGGCGGCAGAAGCGCCGTTTTCAGGGCGGCTGGGGTTTTGCCATCGGGACCTTTTCCATGTTTGTGAGCACCTTTCCTCTGGCCCTGTTTACCCTGACCTTGGTGATCGGCAACCAACCCTGGTATGAGCCGCGTTACGCGGTGCCGCTGCTGGGCATGCTGCTGGGTAATGCCATGAACGGGGTTTCCCTGGGTTTCGACCGGCTTTTGCACAACGTTTGGCAGCAGCGGCAGGTGGTCGAGAATCGGCTGATGCTGGGGGAAGATTGGTTTGAAGCCCTGAGTGAGATTCGCCGCGAGAGTATTCGTTCCGGCCTGATGCCGACCATCAACGCGATGACGGCGGCCGGAATAATCAGTCTGCCGGGCATGATGACCGGCCAGATTCTGGCCGGCAGTCCGCCTCTGGAAGCGGTCAAATACCAGATTCTGATTATGCTGCTGATCGCGGCGGGCAGCGGTTTCGGAACGATTATCGCGGTTTTTCTGGGCGGGCGTCGGCTTTTTGACGGGCGTCAGCGCCTGCGCCTGGAGCGGCTGACGCTTTCGTGAGAAAAGACCTCCGCGCCGGCAGACGTAACTCAAGTGGTGCCTTTTAACTTTGCTTTCGGAGGTGAAGAGATGATTATCGGCGTTCCCCGGGAAATTAAGCAGGATGAATATCGGGTCGGGCTTCTGCCGGTCGGGGCCCAGCTGCTGACCGCAGACGGACACCGGGTTCTTTTCGAAAAAGGCGCCGGTCTCGGCTGTGGTTATGAAGACGCCGACTATGCCTTCGCGGGAGCGGAAATCGTGGAGTCGGCGGCAGCTATCTATGCTCGGGCCGAACTTATCATCAAGGTCAAGGAACCCCAGCCGGAAGAGATTGAAAGGCTGAATCCGTGACAGATTCTCTTTTGTTACTTTCATTTCGCCGGTTCCCCGGAGCTGACCGTGGGCTGTCTCGAAAAAGGGATTGTCGCGGTTGCCTTTGAAACCTTGAGGGATGAACGGGGACAGCTGCCGTTGTTGACTCCGATGAGCGAGGTCGCCGGCAAAACGGCGATTCAGGAAGGCGCTAAATGCCTGGAAAAACCGATGATGGGACGGGGGCTGCTGCTTGGCGGAGTGACCGGGGTCGAGCCCGCTGAGGTCCTGATTGTCGGCGGTGGGGTGGTCGGCAGCAATGCCGCCAGGGTCGCCGCCGGTCTTGGGGCCAGGGTCACGATCATGGATATCAACCTTGACCGCTTGCGCCATCTGGCCGAAGTCATGCCCGCCAATGTCAGCCCGATTTTTTGTGACCCCCAGGCCCTGGCGGAGTATGTGATGCGGG
It encodes the following:
- a CDS encoding methyl-accepting chemotaxis protein; this translates as MRKTRQPKFLRLNIAIMTLNLMILFWLIRRLIETPLHRLSTTIHQVRAGSTPLVPYQKRKDQIGILARAIADFQHALVSLDRESSRKLSGKNIIAEMLAKTTTSIKLLEEKAAGLVTLAGTQKKLATATLEQALEVMDAIDKTTKNTVTVLKSTRTQEKTVSEIHHKINLQNQLIEAVANSTDQSRNNLNRLNQAGGDIHKIVELVENIASQTRLLALNATIEATRAGEHGRGFAVVATEIKHLSTKTAAATAEITLQVEAIDNAGLELVNSLESIDARVADINLTGSQVQQQIIHQETEAETISTQATATSNYVKEVHEAIYAVKAAATHTREISDQVQRHATTIATEVSELLNYTKSRLKQLEKDDDLDYKKTEAEITASSSGSPAKPSSQRHSASSFMVPRDTQVPEFQITATLAAVGDTRRPYPV
- a CDS encoding ATP-binding cassette domain-containing protein is translated as MPRLLVTGLSYAHLGPFDFYLAAGKTVFLTGPSGGGKSLLLRALADLDPWSGEILLDGRPCAGFTAPEWRRRVALLPAESQWWHDRVGEHFQVCPSADQLAALGFAAGVETWAVNRLSSGEKQRLAMLRLLRHRPAVLLLDEPSANLDRENRERLEKFIGDYQHRQGAAILWVTHDQEQPHRVVGRVYHLENGFLQEVQSA
- the fetB gene encoding iron export ABC transporter permease subunit FetB, with product MNAAPLTTFDLTLVSLLVLALALVSLPLRLELAAQLVGAALRMTLQLLLIGFILKWLFGAAEPLWIALLAIFMLLSAGREIDRRQKRRFQGGWGFAIGTFSMFVSTFPLALFTLTLVIGNQPWYEPRYAVPLLGMLLGNAMNGVSLGFDRLLHNVWQQRQVVENRLMLGEDWFEALSEIRRESIRSGLMPTINAMTAAGIISLPGMMTGQILAGSPPLEAVKYQILIMLLIAAGSGFGTIIAVFLGGRRLFDGRQRLRLERLTLS